The proteins below come from a single Halomonas binhaiensis genomic window:
- a CDS encoding VOC family protein: protein MSRPAPLNGIRHIALQVQDLEACERFYVDFLGMRILRRAHADLVYLTLGNDNFSLSRAKEPTGGDPQRLDHFGFVVDQREDVDAWHDYLAAAGVHITRGPHDHADGGRSFYCLDPDGNSVQPLFHPSVSGQRLV, encoded by the coding sequence ATGTCTCGTCCCGCCCCTCTGAATGGCATTCGCCACATTGCGCTACAGGTCCAGGATCTCGAGGCTTGTGAGCGTTTTTATGTCGACTTTCTGGGAATGCGCATCCTGCGTCGTGCCCATGCGGACCTGGTCTATCTGACGCTGGGCAACGACAATTTTTCCCTCAGTCGTGCAAAGGAACCGACCGGGGGAGATCCGCAACGTCTCGACCATTTTGGCTTTGTCGTCGACCAGCGAGAGGATGTCGATGCCTGGCATGACTACCTGGCTGCTGCTGGCGTTCATATCACCCGTGGTCCACATGATCATGCGGATGGCGGGCGCAGCTTTTATTGCCTGGATCCTGATGGCAACAGTGTTCAGCCGTTGTTTCATCCGAGTGTATCGGGGCAGCGGCTGGTTTGA
- a CDS encoding ammonium transporter — protein MVDISELSYALDTFYFLVCGALVMWMAAGFAMLEAGLVRAKNTAEILTKNIVLFAIACTMYLLIGYYIMYSSDAGGFLPSLGFLLGDENTVDAVLAGGEDAPYYSARADFFFQVVFVATAMSIVSGAVAERMKLWAFLAFAVVMTAFIYPVSGYWTWGGGWLSELGFSDYAGSGIVHLAGAAAALSGVLILGPRRGKYGKDGAIYAIPGANLPLATLGTFILWLGWFGFNGGSELKVSDVTSANHMAQVLVNTNAAAAGGVLAALVLAKVLFRKADLTMALNGAIAGLVSITADPLSPSALSATLIGGLGGLLVVLSIISLDKLRLDDPVGAISAHGVAGIWGVLAVPLNNADATFGAQLIGIAGIFVWVFVASAIVWLIIKAVMGVRVSEEEEYEGVDLAECGLEAYPEFNVAKK, from the coding sequence ATGGTCGACATCAGTGAACTGAGCTACGCGCTCGATACGTTCTACTTCCTTGTCTGTGGCGCGCTTGTCATGTGGATGGCCGCAGGCTTCGCCATGCTCGAGGCCGGCCTTGTCCGAGCCAAGAACACCGCCGAAATCCTGACCAAGAACATCGTGCTGTTTGCCATTGCCTGCACCATGTACCTGCTGATTGGTTACTACATCATGTATTCGTCCGATGCTGGCGGCTTCCTGCCCAGCCTGGGCTTCCTGCTGGGGGATGAGAATACCGTCGATGCAGTGCTTGCAGGCGGTGAAGATGCCCCCTACTACTCTGCTCGTGCAGACTTCTTCTTCCAGGTCGTGTTCGTCGCAACGGCCATGTCGATCGTCTCAGGCGCCGTGGCTGAACGCATGAAACTGTGGGCTTTCCTGGCCTTCGCCGTGGTCATGACCGCTTTCATCTACCCGGTTTCCGGTTACTGGACCTGGGGTGGCGGCTGGCTGTCCGAGCTGGGCTTCTCGGACTACGCAGGCTCTGGCATCGTGCACCTGGCGGGTGCTGCCGCGGCGTTGTCCGGTGTGCTGATCCTTGGCCCGCGTCGTGGCAAGTACGGCAAGGACGGTGCCATCTACGCAATTCCTGGTGCCAATCTGCCGCTGGCTACGCTGGGTACCTTCATCCTGTGGCTGGGTTGGTTCGGCTTCAATGGTGGCTCGGAGCTGAAGGTGTCTGATGTGACTTCAGCCAACCACATGGCTCAGGTGCTGGTGAATACCAACGCTGCAGCGGCTGGAGGTGTGCTTGCTGCCCTGGTGCTGGCCAAAGTGCTGTTCCGCAAGGCTGACCTGACCATGGCGTTGAATGGTGCCATTGCTGGCCTGGTTTCCATCACTGCCGACCCTCTTTCACCGAGTGCCCTGAGCGCTACTCTGATCGGTGGACTTGGCGGCCTGCTGGTCGTGCTATCCATTATCTCTCTCGACAAGCTGCGCCTTGATGACCCGGTTGGTGCGATTTCTGCCCATGGTGTGGCGGGGATCTGGGGCGTCCTGGCGGTACCTCTGAACAATGCTGACGCTACCTTCGGTGCTCAGTTGATCGGTATCGCAGGAATCTTTGTCTGGGTATTCGTGGCCAGTGCGATCGTGTGGCTGATCATCAAGGCTGTCATGGGTGTCCGTGTCAGCGAAGAAGAAGAATATGAAGGCGTCGATCTGGCCGAATGTGGTCTCGAAGCCTATCCCGAGTTTAACGTCGCCAAGAAGTAA
- a CDS encoding ferredoxin--NADP reductase, whose amino-acid sequence MSKFALEEVLSVHHWNDSLFTFRTTRDRSLRFKNGQFVMIGLEVAGKPLMRAYSIASPNYEDHLEFFSIKVPDGPLTSRLQHLKVGDQIMVSRKPTGTLVCDDLLPGRNLYMLSTGTGLAPFMSLIQDPEVYERFEKVVLVHGVRTVSELAYADFITKELPAHEYLGEEIAEKLVYYPTVTREDFHTMGRLTDHIRSGKLTTDAGLPAIDPKQDRAMICGSPAMLDETSALLDELGFNISPRMGEPGDYVIERAFVEK is encoded by the coding sequence ATGAGCAAGTTTGCCCTGGAAGAAGTTCTCAGTGTGCATCACTGGAACGACAGCCTGTTTACCTTCCGCACCACTCGCGATCGCAGCCTGCGATTCAAGAATGGTCAGTTCGTCATGATCGGCCTCGAAGTGGCAGGCAAGCCGCTGATGCGCGCTTATTCCATCGCCAGCCCGAACTACGAAGACCACCTTGAATTCTTCAGCATCAAGGTCCCGGACGGCCCCCTGACATCTCGCCTGCAGCACCTCAAGGTAGGCGACCAGATCATGGTCAGCCGCAAGCCTACCGGTACCCTGGTATGTGACGACCTGCTGCCGGGCCGTAACCTGTACATGTTGTCCACTGGTACCGGCCTCGCTCCCTTCATGAGCCTGATTCAGGACCCGGAAGTCTACGAGCGCTTCGAGAAAGTGGTACTGGTGCACGGCGTGCGTACCGTCAGTGAGCTGGCCTACGCCGACTTCATTACCAAGGAACTGCCTGCCCACGAGTACCTGGGTGAGGAAATCGCCGAGAAACTGGTCTATTACCCCACGGTGACCCGCGAAGACTTCCACACCATGGGACGCCTGACGGATCATATCCGCAGCGGCAAGCTGACCACTGACGCAGGCCTTCCGGCCATCGATCCCAAGCAGGATCGTGCCATGATCTGCGGCAGCCCGGCCATGCTCGACGAGACCAGTGCCCTGCTCGACGAACTCGGCTTCAACATCTCTCCGCGCATGGGTGAGCCCGGCGACTATGTGATCGAGCGCGCTTTCGTCGAGAAATAA
- a CDS encoding LysR family transcriptional regulator: MRYTLRQLEVFVAIAQHENVSQAARALSLSQSAASTALAELERQFDCQLLDRIGKRLKLNALGFQLLPKAVALLDRAEEVEELLRGQQGIGNLEVGATLTIGNYLATLLISDFMQQHPGSRVRLEVRNTRAIIDRVRHHQLDLGLIEGQCEEDDVIAQPWVEDDLVVFCAPNHPLAGQGPIELDRLLREAWIMREEGSGTRMTLEQAARHRRGRFNTLLELEHTEGIKRAVESGLGIGCVSRLALRDAFRRGSLVPIPTPELDLCRQFTFIWHRHKYLTAGMREFLRQCRQMTEGVRRSDEIDLPQMP, from the coding sequence ATGCGTTATACCCTGCGTCAGCTTGAAGTCTTCGTAGCTATCGCCCAGCACGAAAACGTGTCTCAGGCAGCACGAGCGCTATCTCTTTCGCAGTCTGCTGCCAGTACTGCCCTGGCTGAGCTGGAGCGGCAGTTCGACTGCCAGTTGCTAGATCGCATTGGCAAGCGACTCAAGCTCAATGCTTTGGGGTTCCAGCTGTTGCCCAAGGCCGTGGCTCTGCTTGACCGGGCCGAGGAAGTGGAAGAGCTGCTGCGAGGCCAGCAGGGCATCGGGAATCTTGAGGTTGGAGCGACGTTGACCATAGGCAACTACCTGGCGACGTTGCTGATCAGTGATTTCATGCAGCAGCATCCAGGTAGCCGAGTACGCCTGGAAGTGCGTAACACCAGAGCCATCATCGATCGCGTTCGTCATCACCAGTTGGACCTAGGGCTAATCGAAGGCCAGTGCGAAGAAGATGACGTGATTGCGCAACCATGGGTAGAGGACGACCTGGTGGTGTTCTGCGCTCCCAATCATCCGCTGGCTGGTCAAGGACCCATCGAGCTGGACCGACTGCTGCGAGAGGCGTGGATCATGCGCGAAGAAGGGTCTGGCACACGCATGACCCTTGAGCAGGCGGCTCGCCATCGTCGAGGCCGCTTCAATACTCTGCTGGAGCTGGAGCATACAGAGGGCATCAAGCGAGCAGTGGAGTCCGGATTAGGTATTGGCTGTGTTTCACGCCTGGCACTGCGTGATGCCTTTCGGCGCGGCAGCCTGGTGCCGATTCCCACGCCAGAGCTGGATTTGTGCCGACAGTTCACCTTTATCTGGCATCGCCATAAGTACCTCACTGCCGGTATGCGTGAATTTCTGCGCCAATGTCGGCAGATGACGGAAGGCGTACGCCGGAGCGATGAAATCGACCTACCTCAGATGCCATAG
- the glnK gene encoding P-II family nitrogen regulator, whose product MKLVTAIIKPFKLDDVRESLSEIGVQGITVTEVKGFGRQKGHTELYRGAEYVVDFLPKVKLEVAVDDGMVDQVIDAITSVANTGKIGDGKIFVTALEKVIRIRTGEVDKDAV is encoded by the coding sequence ATGAAGCTGGTGACCGCGATTATCAAGCCATTCAAGCTCGACGACGTGCGCGAGTCGCTCTCGGAAATCGGCGTCCAGGGTATCACCGTGACGGAAGTCAAAGGCTTCGGCCGTCAGAAAGGCCACACCGAACTGTATCGTGGTGCTGAGTATGTGGTGGACTTTCTGCCCAAGGTGAAGCTCGAGGTCGCTGTGGACGATGGGATGGTCGACCAGGTCATCGATGCGATTACCTCTGTTGCGAATACCGGCAAGATTGGCGATGGCAAGATCTTCGTCACTGCGCTGGAGAAAGTGATCCGTATTCGTACAGGTGAAGTCGACAAGGACGCCGTGTAA
- a CDS encoding accessory factor UbiK family protein gives MVTHERISRLAQQIGERLQGASQAPEDIQKGVQQVVKGAFDRLELVSREDFDILMDVLQRTRSRVEALEKQVAALETLIEQGANSASTDGAKEKGTTQIGEQES, from the coding sequence ATGGTCACCCACGAGCGCATCAGCCGCTTGGCACAACAAATTGGAGAGCGTCTGCAGGGTGCGTCTCAGGCCCCGGAAGACATCCAGAAGGGTGTACAGCAGGTGGTAAAAGGCGCCTTCGACCGTCTTGAACTGGTTTCTCGCGAAGACTTCGACATTCTGATGGATGTGCTGCAACGCACGCGCAGCCGAGTGGAGGCACTGGAAAAGCAGGTCGCCGCGCTTGAGACCTTGATCGAGCAGGGCGCCAACTCAGCATCCACCGATGGCGCCAAGGAAAAAGGCACGACACAAATTGGCGAACAAGAATCCTGA
- a CDS encoding DUF3820 family protein produces the protein MKPEDLERLVALRMPFGKYEGTLIADLPGPYLNWFAREGFPQGEIGRLLAIMHEIDHNGLSYLLEPLRRTAGITTHS, from the coding sequence ATGAAACCCGAGGACCTGGAACGGTTGGTGGCACTGCGTATGCCTTTCGGAAAATACGAGGGCACATTGATCGCGGACCTGCCTGGCCCCTATCTCAACTGGTTTGCCCGCGAGGGATTTCCCCAAGGTGAGATTGGCCGCCTGCTCGCCATCATGCACGAAATTGACCACAACGGCCTGAGCTACCTGCTGGAGCCGTTGCGCCGGACAGCCGGCATAACCACGCACTCTTGA
- a CDS encoding P-II family nitrogen regulator, translating to MKLITAIIKPFKLDDVREALADNGVQGITVTEVKGFGRQKGHTELYRGAEYVVDFLPKVKVEVAIDESRLDTVLEAICNAANSGKIGDGKVFVTALEDVIRIRTGERGSDAV from the coding sequence ATGAAGTTGATCACTGCCATCATCAAACCCTTCAAGCTGGACGACGTGCGCGAGGCACTTGCAGACAACGGCGTCCAGGGGATTACCGTTACTGAGGTCAAGGGCTTCGGCCGCCAGAAGGGCCACACCGAGCTGTATCGTGGTGCCGAGTATGTGGTCGATTTTTTACCCAAGGTGAAAGTGGAAGTCGCCATCGACGAGTCGCGTCTGGATACGGTCCTGGAAGCTATCTGCAATGCCGCCAACAGTGGAAAGATCGGTGACGGGAAGGTTTTTGTCACCGCTCTGGAAGATGTCATTCGCATACGAACCGGTGAACGCGGTTCTGACGCTGTTTGA
- a CDS encoding putative quinol monooxygenase, giving the protein MYCIIVRTQLKPGNRESFLAAMLENAQASVREEPGCLVFDVIEDRETPDCFHLYEVYQDEQALAAHKETPHYRASRQIVTPLIDSQSVTRADVLALNPER; this is encoded by the coding sequence ATGTACTGTATTATTGTCAGAACACAATTGAAGCCCGGCAACCGGGAAAGCTTCCTTGCTGCCATGCTGGAAAATGCCCAGGCGTCGGTACGCGAGGAACCCGGCTGCCTGGTGTTTGACGTCATCGAGGATCGCGAGACACCTGACTGCTTCCACCTGTATGAAGTCTATCAGGATGAGCAGGCACTGGCGGCCCACAAGGAAACACCGCACTATCGGGCATCCCGCCAGATAGTGACGCCCTTGATCGATTCCCAGAGCGTGACACGCGCGGATGTCCTGGCCTTGAACCCAGAACGGTAA